GCTTCACTCGCACGACGGAGTAGTTCGCGCGTGGCACGAGGACCTGGTGGGTGCCGTTCGCGTAGGCCATCTCGTCGGTTTCGATGTTCATCAGGCCCAGCGTGTAGGGGCCGACGCGTCCTGTCACACGCCCGCCGCCGAGCAGTGGCACCTCCTGGCCGTCGTACAGACCGACCCGGCGCGAATAGAAGAGCGGCAGGAGGCCGGGGCCCTGATCGCCGTTCTCGGTGCCGGGTTTGCCGTAGTTGAACAGGCCGGCGCTCTCGGTGAAGAACTGCCGTTTCTCCGGGAAGAAGAGGCTGAAGCGCGTGACGTTCACCACCTCCTGGTCGGCCTCGACCTGGGCGAAATCGGTCCGGTATGTCAGGTCGGCCATCAACGTCTCGGTGACGCCGACACGCGCGTCGAATCCATAGCGGTCGAGCTTGGTGGTGGACGCGTCCGCACTGTAGTCACGGCCCACCTGCGGCGCGACGAACGGGATGAACTCCAGCCGCCGCCGCGCCGTCAGATCGCGCAACCCGTCGAGCACGCCGGCGTTCGAGAGCCGCGCAAAGCCGAACGCACCCTGCGCGCGCGGATACGAAACCCAGTACGACTCTTCATTCTTGCGAACGATGCGGCGTCCGACGTTGAGGCCCCAGGTCGTCTCGCCGATGCTCGTCTTGAACCGCAGCTGGCTGAAGGGAATCGCAATCTCGGCGTACCAGCCCTTGTCGTCGATGCTCGTCCTGCACTCCCACACGGCATTCCAGTCATTGTTGGTCACGCGCGCGTTGTCGGTGTACTGCGCGTCCTTCTGTGCCCCCAGCGGATTGGTGGCGAAGTAGAAGCCGTTACGCCGATCGTGGAACGTGTCGATGACGATGCGCGCCTGGTCGCCCTTCGCCAGGCCAGAGTCGCGCTTCATCTCGCTCGCGCGGATGGCCGTCGGGTCGGAGTCGAACGCCCAGATCGCGAAGTAGATCTTCCGGTCGTCGTAGAGGACGCGAAACTCGGTGCGCTCGGAGATCGGCGCACCAGGATTCGGTTCCCGCTGGATGAAGTTGCCCTGCGCCGGGGCCAACTGCCACACCGCGTCGTCCAGGTGGCCGTCCATCTTCGGCGCCTGCCCCTTCGGCAGCCGCGCGGCGATCGCGTGGAAAGTCGAAGGATCAATCCTGTTGAGATCGACTGCGGGAGCCGACACGTCGGGCGCCTGGCCCCGGTGGGCCGGGTCGAGGGGCTTCTGGCCCTGTTGCGCCTCGGAAATGGGCGAGACGCCAAGCAGCAGGAGCAGGCAGATGAGAGAGGCGAGCGGACGGCTCATCGATGAGAACCCAACCGGGAG
This DNA window, taken from Vicinamibacterales bacterium, encodes the following:
- a CDS encoding DUF5916 domain-containing protein — protein: MSRPLASLICLLLLLGVSPISEAQQGQKPLDPAHRGQAPDVSAPAVDLNRIDPSTFHAIAARLPKGQAPKMDGHLDDAVWQLAPAQGNFIQREPNPGAPISERTEFRVLYDDRKIYFAIWAFDSDPTAIRASEMKRDSGLAKGDQARIVIDTFHDRRNGFYFATNPLGAQKDAQYTDNARVTNNDWNAVWECRTSIDDKGWYAEIAIPFSQLRFKTSIGETTWGLNVGRRIVRKNEESYWVSYPRAQGAFGFARLSNAGVLDGLRDLTARRRLEFIPFVAPQVGRDYSADASTTKLDRYGFDARVGVTETLMADLTYRTDFAQVEADQEVVNVTRFSLFFPEKRQFFTESAGLFNYGKPGTENGDQGPGLLPLFYSRRVGLYDGQEVPLLGGGRVTGRVGPYTLGLMNIETDEMAYANGTHQVLVPRANYSVVRVKRNVLAHSSMGAIFLNRQGGSGAEFNRTAGVDLNLVLGRTTTLTALAAKTFSPGSKGDDYAGGFDFAYQKDRYNYGVTYLDVGAGFNAEMGYIKRTDIRNPRLRGAWTPRPNWPWVRQFTLGGVIDTYANHAGHIVSRTGDGQFAVAFNDTSTLTVEALHDYDVLTAPWRLGNGVVPVGSHRWNTFKAAYASNSSLHVAGNAGIETGSYYNGDKTTYSLGFNVLPLTTLLVETSYNRNRITLPAVVPYTTNTVSARVSYSFSPSLFAKGFAQYNDTKKQASLNLLLWYIYRPGSDFYVVYNQGWDTNLLGPHFMQARNRSLSVKLTCWLSR